Proteins encoded within one genomic window of Granulicella pectinivorans:
- a CDS encoding BlaI/MecI/CopY family transcriptional regulator: MKHDDETPVLTQLPTEAELEILNVLWALGPSTVRDVHTAMTKETGYTTVLKQMQVMAEKGLLVRSERYRSHVYEPRAAKEETQQRLAGNLLRRAFDGSAKNLVLGALSAQPVSADELSEIRRILDEFEKGDR, from the coding sequence ATGAAGCACGATGACGAAACGCCGGTTTTGACGCAGCTTCCGACCGAGGCCGAGTTGGAGATTCTGAACGTGCTCTGGGCGCTTGGGCCCAGTACGGTACGGGATGTCCATACGGCCATGACCAAGGAGACGGGCTACACCACCGTGCTGAAGCAGATGCAGGTGATGGCCGAGAAGGGGTTGCTGGTGCGCAGCGAGCGGTACCGCTCGCACGTTTACGAGCCGCGGGCCGCCAAGGAGGAGACGCAGCAGAGGCTGGCGGGAAACCTGCTGCGGCGCGCGTTCGACGGGTCGGCGAAGAACCTGGTGCTGGGTGCGCTCTCGGCGCAGCCTGTGTCTGCGGATGAGCTGAGTGAGATTCGCAGGATACTCGACGAATTTGAGAAGGGGGATCGATGA
- a CDS encoding TonB family protein: MTPLYGQGWVVHVLGWTLLHFCWQGAAVAGLLWCVLGLMGGRASALRYGASCGALLLMVAAPVVTFWELAVEARRAALHGTLPVVEWVITVVPGGAGAGHWMERFAGELDRATPFVPWIWMAGVMVFLLRLNVGLVLARQMRTVGTVPVEGEWAGRFEELKTRFGVRRVVRLLQTARVEAPAVIGWLRPVVLMPAGCLTRLSTAQVEALLVHELAHIRRHDYLVNVLQSVAEAVLFYHPAVWWVSKQMRLERECRCDALAVEAGGDALGYARALSFLETRRAFLQEVTLGANGGVLTMRIKRLLGVRERSVASQGAAFALLAAVIVLPGGYWATTARAERNTAHVVLAQAGSEAAPAPYQRWVDQDVLWIIAPEEKAAFLSLKSDEERDHFIEQFWSRREAAQSGAKAEHYRRIAYANAHFATSQPGYLSDRGHLYIVMGRPESIDSHPAGAAPYEVWRYGGKDYAFVDGCACGDYRLKTFAGKPLAAVAQKPKVQMARFEPQTAQTPQRISGGVMAGQLISRVDPVYPAEAKSQRIEGTVVLRAVISKEGTIENLQVVSGPKELMGSSIDAVKQWTYKPYLLNGEPTEVDTTITVNYTLGDTASGAPGKESVRLPAVKSVPSSVMAGQLVSHPPPVYPPEAKAKGIQGAVVLRALITREGKVKGVELMSMPSDLDRSAIDAVLQWVYKPYLLNGEPTEVQTTITVNYTLADEHATVTEPKYIGNGVSSPILVHMAGPHYSEEAKKANISGDVLLSLTVDRNGDATHVRVVRGIGYGLDEKAIEAVKQYKFKPAMQDGKPVDVALNIQVDFKIF, translated from the coding sequence ATGACACCTCTCTACGGACAGGGTTGGGTCGTGCATGTGCTTGGCTGGACGTTGCTGCACTTCTGCTGGCAGGGGGCGGCGGTGGCGGGATTGCTGTGGTGTGTGCTCGGCCTGATGGGTGGGCGAGCCTCGGCGCTGCGGTATGGTGCGTCCTGCGGGGCGCTGCTGCTGATGGTCGCGGCTCCGGTGGTGACGTTCTGGGAGCTTGCCGTGGAGGCTCGGCGGGCGGCGCTGCATGGGACGCTGCCGGTGGTGGAGTGGGTGATCACGGTGGTGCCCGGAGGCGCGGGAGCAGGGCACTGGATGGAGCGGTTCGCCGGGGAGCTCGATCGAGCCACGCCGTTCGTGCCGTGGATCTGGATGGCTGGGGTGATGGTGTTTCTGCTTCGCCTGAACGTTGGGCTGGTGTTGGCCAGGCAGATGAGGACTGTGGGAACCGTGCCGGTCGAGGGCGAGTGGGCGGGTCGTTTTGAGGAGTTGAAGACGCGGTTTGGGGTGCGGCGGGTGGTGCGTCTGCTGCAGACGGCGCGGGTGGAGGCTCCGGCGGTGATCGGGTGGCTGCGGCCGGTGGTGCTGATGCCGGCAGGATGCCTGACGCGGCTTTCGACGGCGCAGGTGGAGGCGCTGCTGGTGCATGAGCTGGCGCACATCCGGCGGCACGACTACCTGGTGAATGTGCTGCAGTCGGTTGCGGAGGCTGTGCTGTTCTACCACCCGGCGGTGTGGTGGGTGTCGAAGCAGATGCGGTTGGAACGGGAGTGCCGTTGCGACGCGCTGGCGGTAGAGGCAGGAGGGGATGCGCTCGGGTACGCGCGGGCGTTGAGTTTTCTGGAGACGAGGCGGGCTTTTCTACAGGAAGTGACACTTGGAGCGAATGGAGGGGTACTGACGATGCGGATCAAACGGCTACTCGGAGTGAGGGAGCGTTCAGTGGCGTCACAGGGTGCGGCCTTTGCGCTGCTGGCTGCGGTGATCGTGTTACCTGGCGGGTACTGGGCGACGACGGCAAGGGCGGAGCGGAACACGGCGCATGTGGTGTTGGCGCAGGCAGGCAGCGAGGCAGCACCGGCACCGTACCAGCGGTGGGTCGATCAGGACGTTCTCTGGATCATCGCGCCTGAGGAGAAGGCAGCGTTTCTCAGCCTGAAGTCCGATGAGGAGCGGGATCACTTTATCGAGCAGTTCTGGTCGCGCCGGGAGGCGGCGCAGAGCGGCGCGAAGGCCGAGCACTACCGCCGGATCGCGTATGCCAATGCGCACTTTGCCACCAGCCAGCCAGGGTATCTGAGCGACCGTGGACATCTCTACATTGTGATGGGGAGGCCAGAGTCGATCGACTCGCATCCGGCGGGTGCAGCACCGTATGAGGTGTGGCGGTACGGCGGCAAGGACTATGCGTTCGTCGACGGATGCGCGTGTGGCGACTATCGCCTGAAGACCTTCGCGGGGAAGCCGCTGGCGGCCGTGGCGCAGAAGCCCAAGGTGCAGATGGCGCGGTTCGAGCCACAGACTGCGCAGACGCCACAGCGGATCTCGGGCGGGGTGATGGCGGGGCAGCTTATTTCGCGGGTCGATCCTGTGTATCCGGCTGAGGCCAAGAGCCAGAGGATCGAGGGCACGGTCGTACTGCGGGCCGTGATCTCGAAGGAAGGCACCATTGAGAATTTGCAGGTTGTGAGCGGGCCGAAGGAGCTGATGGGGAGCAGCATCGACGCCGTGAAGCAGTGGACGTATAAGCCGTATCTGCTGAATGGCGAACCGACGGAGGTGGACACGACCATTACGGTGAACTACACGCTGGGGGATACGGCCTCGGGGGCTCCGGGGAAAGAGAGCGTCCGGCTGCCCGCAGTGAAGAGCGTGCCGAGCTCGGTGATGGCGGGACAGTTGGTGTCACACCCGCCTCCGGTGTATCCACCGGAGGCGAAGGCCAAGGGGATACAGGGAGCGGTGGTGCTGCGGGCGCTGATCACGAGGGAGGGGAAGGTGAAGGGCGTTGAGCTGATGAGTATGCCCTCGGACCTCGACCGCAGCGCGATCGATGCCGTGCTGCAGTGGGTGTATAAGCCGTATCTGCTGAACGGCGAGCCGACCGAGGTGCAGACGACGATCACGGTGAACTACACGCTGGCGGATGAGCATGCGACGGTCACAGAGCCGAAGTACATTGGCAATGGCGTCTCGTCGCCGATCCTGGTGCATATGGCAGGCCCACACTATTCGGAGGAGGCGAAGAAGGCGAATATATCCGGCGATGTACTGCTGAGTCTGACGGTCGACAGGAACGGCGATGCGACCCATGTCCGCGTCGTGCGAGGGATCGGTTACGGACTGGACGAGAAGGCGATCGAGGCAGTTAAGCAGTACAAGTTCAAGCCAGCCATGCAGGACGGAAAACCGGTGGATGTCGCTTTGAATATCCAGGTCGACTTCAAGATCTTCTAG
- a CDS encoding TROVE domain-containing protein — MKLNILKLTVEKVLGRPTLVTHEGAPAAVLTPEQSLRRSVLACMLWEAEFYESGQTIAHRICMLVPQVEPARVAALAIEARTSMKLRHAPLLLVREMARHATHRGLVAETLAAVIQRADELAEFVAIYWNDGRVPLSGQVKKGLAAAFPRFNEYQLAKYDRAGQVRLRDVLFLCHAKPVDAAQAALWKRLIAGELATPDTWEVALSAGGDKKESWERLLLERKLGALAILRNLRNMKEAQVDQKLVIAALDGMSTERVLPFRFLSAARYAPQLEEPLERAMFRAIAGAPRLKGRTIVLVDVSGSMVYPLARKSEMLRTDAAYGLAILLREIAEEVAVYTFSFAAKFVPPRRGFALRDAMESSQQHGGTNLGAALDAIREPYDRIVVITDEQSHDRVPAPRGRGYLINVASAQNGVGYDAWNHIDGFSEAVVQYIHEMEST; from the coding sequence ATGAAGCTCAACATCCTCAAGCTCACCGTCGAGAAGGTCCTAGGCCGTCCCACGCTGGTTACCCACGAGGGAGCACCCGCTGCCGTCCTTACGCCCGAGCAGTCTCTCCGCCGCTCCGTACTCGCCTGCATGCTCTGGGAGGCCGAGTTCTACGAGTCCGGTCAGACCATCGCGCACCGCATCTGCATGCTCGTCCCGCAGGTGGAACCCGCCCGCGTCGCCGCGCTCGCCATCGAAGCCCGCACCAGCATGAAGCTGCGCCACGCGCCTCTTCTGCTGGTCCGCGAGATGGCCCGGCACGCAACGCATCGCGGCCTGGTCGCCGAAACGCTCGCCGCCGTCATCCAGCGTGCCGATGAACTCGCCGAGTTCGTCGCCATCTACTGGAACGATGGCCGCGTGCCTCTCTCCGGACAGGTCAAGAAGGGCCTCGCCGCCGCGTTTCCGCGCTTCAACGAGTACCAACTCGCGAAGTACGATCGCGCCGGTCAGGTCCGTCTCCGTGATGTCCTGTTCCTCTGCCACGCGAAGCCTGTGGATGCCGCGCAGGCCGCTCTCTGGAAGCGCCTCATCGCCGGTGAGCTCGCCACCCCCGACACCTGGGAAGTGGCACTCTCCGCGGGAGGAGACAAGAAGGAGAGCTGGGAGCGCCTTCTGCTCGAGCGGAAGCTCGGAGCCCTGGCCATCCTGCGCAACCTCCGCAACATGAAGGAGGCGCAGGTCGACCAGAAGCTCGTCATCGCGGCACTCGACGGCATGAGCACGGAGCGGGTTCTTCCCTTCCGTTTCCTCTCCGCCGCGCGTTACGCCCCGCAGCTTGAGGAGCCCCTTGAGCGCGCCATGTTCCGGGCAATCGCCGGAGCACCGCGCCTGAAGGGTAGGACCATCGTCCTGGTCGACGTCTCCGGCTCGATGGTCTACCCGCTCGCGCGCAAGTCCGAGATGCTTCGGACGGACGCCGCCTACGGTCTGGCCATCCTGCTCCGCGAGATCGCCGAGGAGGTCGCGGTCTACACCTTCTCCTTTGCGGCGAAGTTCGTTCCGCCCCGTCGCGGCTTTGCCCTGCGCGACGCGATGGAGTCGAGCCAGCAGCACGGCGGAACCAACCTCGGCGCAGCCCTCGACGCGATCCGTGAACCCTACGATCGCATCGTCGTCATCACCGACGAGCAGTCCCACGACCGCGTGCCCGCACCCCGGGGCCGCGGCTACCTCATCAACGTAGCCTCCGCGCAGAACGGCGTAGGCTACGACGCGTGGAACCACATCGACGGCTTCTCCGAGGCCGTCGTCCAGTACATCCACGAGATGGAGTCCACCTGA
- a CDS encoding class I SAM-dependent rRNA methyltransferase, giving the protein MVTRRATDKLREGHLWVYRSDIVELVPALDGAAIDGGSIITVVDQRGIPLGSATYSDTSEITLRIVSPEVGLTRAVYLEDVKERLGVALALRREVSPECFAGSGTTGLRLCFSEGDGLPGIVADKYGSLVVVQLLTQSTAQDDVRAAVVEALRASFSDESLVIVERPDPKVRELEKLGLPPAEALYRADPGSAGFASVFELNGLKFNFDAGSGQKTGAFLDQRLNYAAAARYARGEALDVCTYQGGFALHMAQVCKSVTGVDASRGALEVAERNRALNPGLVAEVDWIEADAFELLREMEASGSEYDTIVLDPPAFAKSRRAAEGALRGYKELNLRALKMVRDGGTLITCSCSHHVPLVDFMGVVRSAAIDAGRRVQVLETRGAAPDHPSVVTLPETDYLKCVVLRVG; this is encoded by the coding sequence GTGGTAACGAGACGCGCCACGGACAAGCTGCGCGAGGGGCACCTCTGGGTGTATCGCTCGGATATCGTCGAGCTCGTGCCCGCGCTGGACGGCGCCGCAATCGACGGCGGAAGCATCATCACGGTTGTCGACCAGCGTGGCATCCCACTGGGCTCGGCAACCTACAGCGACACCTCCGAGATCACGCTGCGCATCGTCTCGCCGGAGGTCGGCCTTACCCGCGCCGTCTATCTCGAGGACGTCAAGGAGCGGCTGGGTGTAGCGCTCGCCCTCCGCCGTGAGGTCTCGCCGGAGTGTTTTGCAGGAAGCGGTACGACCGGGCTAAGGCTCTGCTTTTCTGAGGGCGACGGGCTGCCCGGAATCGTGGCCGATAAGTACGGTTCGCTGGTGGTGGTCCAGCTTTTGACACAGAGCACCGCTCAGGATGATGTGCGCGCAGCGGTCGTGGAGGCTCTCCGTGCGTCGTTTTCAGACGAAAGTCTGGTGATCGTCGAGCGTCCCGATCCGAAGGTGCGGGAGCTCGAAAAGCTTGGGCTTCCTCCTGCGGAAGCACTGTATCGTGCCGATCCCGGTTCGGCTGGATTCGCCTCGGTCTTTGAGCTCAACGGGCTGAAGTTCAACTTCGACGCGGGATCGGGCCAGAAGACCGGAGCGTTTCTCGATCAGCGGCTGAACTACGCCGCCGCCGCCCGCTACGCGCGGGGCGAGGCTCTCGACGTCTGCACCTACCAGGGTGGCTTCGCGCTGCATATGGCACAGGTCTGCAAGTCCGTAACCGGCGTGGACGCCAGCCGCGGGGCGCTGGAGGTGGCGGAACGGAACCGCGCCTTGAATCCCGGACTCGTAGCCGAGGTCGATTGGATTGAAGCGGACGCCTTTGAGCTTCTGCGCGAGATGGAGGCCTCCGGGTCGGAGTACGACACGATCGTGCTCGATCCTCCGGCGTTCGCAAAGTCGCGCCGCGCCGCCGAGGGTGCTCTCCGTGGATACAAGGAGCTGAATCTGCGCGCGCTGAAGATGGTTCGCGATGGCGGCACGCTGATCACCTGCTCCTGCTCGCATCATGTGCCCCTGGTGGATTTCATGGGCGTAGTCCGCAGCGCCGCCATCGACGCCGGACGCCGCGTGCAGGTACTCGAAACCCGTGGAGCTGCCCCGGATCATCCCTCCGTCGTCACCCTGCCGGAGACGGACTACCTCAAGTGTGTCGTCCTTCGGGTGGGGTAG
- a CDS encoding NAD(P)/FAD-dependent oxidoreductase, which yields MKWGIAIETVDVAILGAGAAGLMAAIHTGRRGRRTLVLDHAERAGKKILISGGGRSNFTNVHATPLNFLSQNPHFAKSALARFTPADMVALVERHKIPYHEKTLGQLFCDRSAHDLLNLLLKECAEAQVAIQTGTSMQSITHDGAHFHLATSGGAIRAKSLIVATGGLSIPKMGATPLGYQIAEQFGHRIVQTRPGLVPLTFLPKDLADWSDLSGLSTEVVAHTRPAKKQRVPNPVFREKMLITHRGLSGPAVLQISSYWMPGEPLAFDLAPGRSVVTELARRDQGALLQAVRGVLPGRLAERWVALNTPDSWTNASLTALEAQFHAWTVTPSGTEGYAKAEVTVGGVDTAQLDSTTMQSKLVAGLYFVGEVVDVTGWLGGYNFQWAWASGVSAGESA from the coding sequence ATGAAATGGGGGATAGCCATCGAAACCGTCGACGTAGCAATCCTGGGGGCCGGGGCCGCCGGCCTGATGGCCGCCATCCATACGGGGCGGCGTGGACGCCGGACGCTGGTGCTCGACCATGCGGAACGGGCCGGCAAGAAGATCCTGATCTCGGGTGGGGGGCGAAGCAATTTCACCAACGTCCACGCGACACCGCTGAACTTTCTCTCGCAGAACCCTCACTTTGCGAAGTCGGCACTGGCTCGATTTACTCCCGCGGATATGGTCGCGCTGGTGGAGCGGCACAAGATTCCGTACCACGAGAAGACGCTTGGCCAGCTCTTCTGCGACCGCTCCGCGCATGACCTGCTCAACCTGCTGCTGAAGGAGTGTGCCGAGGCACAGGTTGCGATCCAAACAGGGACTTCCATGCAGTCCATTACGCACGATGGGGCCCACTTTCACCTTGCAACCAGCGGCGGAGCGATCAGGGCCAAGTCTCTGATTGTGGCCACGGGAGGCCTGTCGATTCCGAAGATGGGGGCGACGCCGCTGGGCTATCAGATTGCGGAGCAGTTCGGGCACAGGATCGTCCAGACACGGCCTGGGTTGGTTCCTTTGACGTTTTTACCCAAGGACCTGGCGGACTGGAGCGACCTTTCGGGACTCTCGACCGAGGTGGTGGCACACACGCGTCCTGCGAAGAAGCAGCGGGTTCCGAACCCTGTTTTTCGCGAGAAGATGCTGATTACGCATCGGGGTCTGAGCGGGCCGGCGGTGCTGCAGATCTCGTCGTACTGGATGCCGGGGGAGCCGCTGGCCTTCGATCTGGCGCCTGGCCGAAGCGTGGTGACCGAGCTGGCTCGGCGGGATCAGGGTGCGCTTTTACAGGCCGTTCGGGGAGTGCTTCCGGGGCGGCTTGCGGAGCGCTGGGTGGCGCTGAACACGCCTGATTCCTGGACCAACGCGAGCCTTACGGCGCTGGAGGCGCAGTTCCATGCGTGGACCGTCACACCCTCCGGAACGGAGGGATATGCGAAGGCCGAGGTGACGGTGGGTGGCGTGGATACGGCTCAACTCGACTCCACGACGATGCAAAGCAAGCTGGTGGCGGGTCTGTATTTTGTGGGTGAGGTGGTGGATGTGACGGGGTGGCTGGGGGGCTATAACTTCCAGTGGGCGTGGGCCTCCGGGGTGAGCGCGGGCGAGTCTGCCTGA
- a CDS encoding choice-of-anchor D domain-containing protein, translated as MACATAIARPQTPSYRTRAGRFLQGRAAPTHTAPHAPLARPRATGLSDTWTSIGPAQIASLAYGLVTGRVTSIAIDPDDATGNTVYVGTTGGGVWKSTNAAGPGASVSFLPLTDTLPVFSGNAGTSAIASISIGAVSIQPNAGLGAAILAGTGDPNDATDSYYGSGILRSVDGGNTWTLAQGSRDGVAGNHSFTGLGVAGFAWSTTTPTLVVAALSQAAEGVIVNAPDATNSVMGLYYSPDAGVTWKMATLQDGAQTVQTPLPSGANAGGNAATAVVWNPIRQRFYAAVRFHGVYESTDGATWSRLTIQPGPGLSLTACPTNPGSTGSPTCPFFRAALAVQPSTGDLFALSVDRANQDQGLWQDVCGIAGSTCANSNVALTTNIPSTILDSGSGSTVIPQADYNLALAVTPLDAGTTLLLVGTEDLYRCAFTNGNATTCRLRNTTNALNGCSAPAAVAPSQHAIALQGALVYAGNDGGLYRSTDGIAQTGPSCSATDATHFQNLNGGLGSLAETVSLAAHPTDPATLLIGVGANGTALSTTGPWQQLATGEGGSVAIDQSTPANLYLSTGPGTSIASCTKGAACTAADFTSTIGEPQVGNDTALIDAPWLLDPATPANLLAGTCRVWRGPAANGSAWSSANQLSAAFGGAHGGSCTTANPLIRSLAAGGPTSPSSTPVNTGSTVLYAGAAGALDGGGTLAGHVFATYAAGTAGSTTVWTDLAGTNVTNDPASANLFNPGGFDVSALTVDPHDATGKTVYATIMGFAGNGFNAPHVYRSLDGGTHWTNISSNLPNAPANALAVDPNDANIVYVATDTGVYATTQVSTCATVNCWSNLGAGLPNAPIVALIATAALPTGDGRLGLLRAGTYGRGVWSIPLLTAAAPANPALTLSPTTLTFATQAVGSQSPTQTVTATNSGNTQVTLSSLAIAPAPVPTVNGTSDFTVTGTCAAATLAPGGTCTMQVSFLPIATGTRTSVLTVYANIPGGQTTVALTGSATTAAAIVLNPVSATFATTNVGSTSPVVNVTISNTGGLPASLQSIALTGSQATDFKTTANTCGSSLPSQTGCTVSLVFQPTTPGTRTATLTVTGDAGIQTTSLTGTATSPATDTLAPLALTFAPQILNTPSPGQDVTLTNAGDVPLTLIAATITSGDFTAVNHCGNSLNGHSTCTITVAYVPKSIGSATGILTVTDQYRTQTVPLSGTGLAPAGVSLSPFATIAFPVTAVGVTSAPQSVVLTNNGGVPLAIASLSLTGAAFQVAAGSNTCGATLAPSASCSLSVAFAPTSSGPHSGSLTFTDSAANSPQTLTLTGTGVDFTLTASGPTTVTVASGTSAVFPFLLTSAPNTPGTATFTCQGAPANATCTVIPPSPNLGGTTSVIVTIATGVATTHGQLTLKQTFWLASLLLLPLFGRKRRLRRAALTLACFTLLGCGAGRLIPGSGTGGGGGGSTTPTPSGSYSIAVSATSAGLTRTANVTLVVQ; from the coding sequence TTGGCGTGCGCAACAGCCATCGCGCGACCCCAAACCCCCTCCTATCGAACGCGTGCCGGCCGGTTCCTCCAGGGCCGCGCCGCCCCCACCCACACCGCGCCACACGCTCCACTCGCGCGCCCCCGCGCCACTGGATTAAGCGACACCTGGACCTCCATCGGCCCCGCCCAGATCGCCAGCCTCGCCTACGGACTCGTCACCGGGCGCGTGACCTCCATCGCCATCGACCCCGACGACGCCACCGGCAACACCGTCTACGTCGGCACCACCGGCGGAGGCGTCTGGAAGTCCACCAACGCCGCCGGCCCCGGCGCTTCCGTGTCCTTCCTCCCCCTTACCGATACTCTCCCCGTCTTCTCCGGTAACGCCGGCACCTCGGCCATCGCGTCCATCTCCATCGGAGCCGTCTCTATCCAACCCAACGCCGGCCTGGGAGCCGCCATCCTCGCCGGAACCGGAGACCCGAACGACGCAACCGACTCCTACTACGGCTCCGGCATCCTCCGCTCCGTCGACGGCGGCAACACCTGGACCCTCGCTCAGGGCTCCCGCGACGGTGTGGCCGGCAACCACTCCTTCACCGGCCTCGGCGTCGCCGGCTTTGCGTGGAGCACCACGACCCCCACCCTCGTCGTAGCCGCCCTCAGCCAGGCCGCCGAGGGCGTCATCGTCAACGCCCCTGACGCCACCAACTCCGTCATGGGCCTCTACTACTCGCCAGACGCCGGCGTCACCTGGAAGATGGCCACCCTGCAGGACGGAGCCCAGACCGTCCAAACCCCGCTCCCCAGCGGAGCCAACGCCGGAGGAAACGCCGCCACCGCCGTCGTCTGGAACCCCATCCGCCAACGTTTCTACGCTGCCGTCCGCTTCCACGGCGTCTATGAGTCCACCGACGGAGCCACCTGGTCCCGCCTCACCATCCAGCCCGGCCCCGGTCTCTCCCTCACCGCCTGTCCGACGAACCCCGGCAGTACCGGCTCGCCCACCTGTCCGTTCTTCCGTGCCGCCCTCGCCGTTCAGCCCTCCACCGGAGACCTCTTCGCACTCAGCGTAGACCGCGCTAACCAGGACCAGGGACTCTGGCAGGATGTATGCGGAATCGCCGGATCGACTTGCGCCAACAGCAATGTCGCTTTAACGACCAACATCCCCAGCACCATCCTCGATTCCGGCTCAGGCAGCACAGTGATCCCCCAGGCCGACTACAACTTAGCCCTTGCCGTCACACCTCTCGACGCCGGCACCACCCTCCTCCTCGTCGGCACCGAAGACCTCTATCGCTGCGCCTTCACGAACGGCAACGCCACCACCTGCCGCCTCCGCAACACCACCAACGCCCTCAACGGATGCTCCGCCCCCGCTGCCGTTGCCCCCTCCCAGCATGCCATCGCCCTCCAGGGCGCGCTCGTCTACGCAGGCAACGACGGAGGCCTCTACCGCTCCACCGACGGCATCGCCCAGACCGGCCCCTCCTGCTCCGCCACCGATGCCACCCACTTCCAGAACCTCAACGGAGGCCTCGGGTCCCTCGCCGAAACCGTCTCCCTCGCCGCCCACCCCACCGATCCCGCCACCCTCCTCATCGGCGTTGGAGCCAACGGGACTGCACTCTCCACCACCGGCCCCTGGCAGCAACTCGCCACCGGCGAAGGCGGATCCGTCGCGATCGACCAAAGCACCCCCGCCAACCTCTACCTCTCCACTGGTCCCGGCACCAGCATCGCCTCCTGCACCAAAGGCGCTGCCTGCACCGCCGCCGATTTCACCTCGACCATCGGCGAGCCTCAGGTCGGCAACGATACCGCCCTCATCGACGCCCCTTGGCTCCTCGATCCCGCTACCCCCGCCAACCTCCTCGCCGGAACCTGCCGCGTCTGGCGCGGCCCCGCGGCGAACGGCTCCGCCTGGTCCAGCGCCAACCAGCTCAGCGCGGCCTTCGGCGGAGCACACGGCGGCTCCTGCACCACCGCCAACCCCCTCATCCGATCCCTCGCCGCCGGAGGTCCCACAAGCCCGTCCTCCACTCCCGTCAACACTGGTTCGACAGTCCTCTACGCCGGAGCCGCAGGTGCCCTGGACGGCGGCGGCACCCTCGCCGGACACGTCTTCGCCACCTACGCGGCCGGAACCGCCGGCAGCACCACCGTCTGGACCGACCTCGCCGGAACCAACGTCACCAACGACCCCGCCTCCGCCAATCTGTTCAATCCCGGAGGCTTCGACGTCTCCGCACTCACAGTCGATCCTCACGACGCCACCGGCAAAACCGTCTACGCCACCATCATGGGCTTCGCCGGCAACGGCTTCAACGCACCCCACGTCTACCGCTCCCTCGACGGAGGCACCCACTGGACCAACATCTCCAGCAACCTCCCCAACGCGCCCGCCAACGCCCTCGCCGTCGATCCCAACGACGCCAACATCGTCTACGTCGCCACCGATACCGGCGTCTACGCCACCACCCAGGTCTCTACCTGCGCCACCGTCAACTGCTGGTCCAACCTCGGCGCAGGCCTTCCCAACGCTCCCATCGTAGCCCTCATCGCCACCGCCGCCCTCCCCACCGGCGATGGCCGCCTCGGCCTGCTCCGCGCCGGAACCTACGGACGCGGCGTCTGGTCCATCCCGCTTCTCACCGCCGCCGCCCCCGCTAACCCCGCCCTCACCCTCAGCCCCACCACCCTCACCTTCGCCACTCAGGCCGTAGGGAGCCAAAGCCCCACCCAGACCGTCACCGCCACCAACTCCGGCAACACCCAGGTCACCCTCTCCAGCCTCGCCATCGCACCGGCCCCAGTGCCCACCGTCAACGGAACCTCCGACTTCACCGTCACCGGCACCTGTGCCGCCGCAACCCTGGCCCCCGGCGGAACCTGCACCATGCAGGTCAGCTTCCTTCCCATCGCCACCGGAACCCGCACCAGCGTCCTCACGGTCTACGCCAACATCCCCGGCGGACAGACCACCGTCGCCCTCACCGGCTCCGCCACCACCGCCGCCGCCATTGTCTTGAACCCCGTATCCGCCACCTTCGCGACCACCAACGTCGGTTCCACCAGCCCCGTCGTCAATGTCACCATCTCCAACACCGGAGGCCTGCCCGCCTCGCTCCAAAGCATCGCCCTCACCGGCTCTCAGGCCACCGACTTCAAGACCACCGCCAACACCTGCGGCTCCTCCCTTCCCTCCCAGACCGGCTGCACCGTCTCCCTCGTCTTCCAGCCCACCACTCCCGGAACCCGCACCGCCACCCTCACCGTCACCGGCGACGCAGGCATCCAGACAACCAGCCTCACCGGCACCGCAACCTCCCCCGCCACGGACACCCTCGCTCCCCTCGCCCTCACCTTCGCTCCGCAGATCCTCAACACCCCCTCCCCCGGACAAGACGTTACCCTCACCAACGCCGGCGACGTCCCCCTTACCCTCATCGCCGCCACCATCACCTCCGGAGATTTCACCGCCGTCAACCACTGCGGCAACTCGCTCAATGGCCACAGCACCTGCACCATCACCGTCGCCTACGTTCCCAAATCCATCGGTTCCGCCACTGGCATCCTCACCGTGACTGACCAGTACCGCACCCAGACCGTCCCCCTCAGCGGCACCGGCCTCGCCCCCGCCGGCGTCTCCCTCTCACCCTTCGCCACCATCGCCTTCCCCGTCACCGCCGTAGGCGTCACATCCGCGCCCCAGTCTGTCGTCCTCACCAACAACGGCGGCGTTCCCCTCGCCATCGCCTCCCTCTCCCTCACCGGCGCCGCCTTCCAGGTGGCAGCAGGCTCCAACACCTGTGGCGCCACCCTGGCTCCGAGCGCATCCTGTAGCCTGTCCGTCGCCTTCGCGCCTACATCCAGCGGCCCCCACAGCGGCTCCCTCACCTTCACCGACTCCGCCGCCAACTCCCCCCAAACCCTCACCCTCACCGGCACCGGAGTCGACTTCACCCTCACCGCCAGCGGCCCCACCACCGTCACCGTAGCCAGCGGAACCTCCGCCGTCTTCCCCTTTCTCCTCACCTCCGCACCCAACACGCCGGGCACCGCCACCTTCACCTGCCAGGGTGCTCCGGCCAACGCCACCTGCACGGTCATCCCACCCAGCCCGAACCTGGGCGGCACCACCAGCGTCATCGTCACCATCGCCACCGGAGTAGCCACTACCCACGGCCAACTCACCCTCAAACAAACCTTCTGGCTAGCTTCCCTCCTCCTCCTCCCCCTCTTCGGACGCAAACGCCGCCTCCGCCGGGCAGCCCTCACCCTGGCCTGCTTCACCCTCCTCGGCTGCGGAGCCGGCCGCCTCATCCCCGGCAGCGGAACCGGAGGCGGGGGTGGCGGATCCACCACACCCACCCCCAGCGGCAGCTACAGCATCGCCGTCTCAGCTACCAGCGCCGGCCTCACCCGGACAGCGAACGTAACGCTTGTGGTCCAGTAA